The following coding sequences are from one Gossypium raimondii isolate GPD5lz chromosome 4, ASM2569854v1, whole genome shotgun sequence window:
- the LOC105780074 gene encoding amino acid permease 4, which produces MGDNQRQVFDVSMAIPSHNVSECVDDDGRLKRTGTICTATAHIITAVIGSGVLSLAWAIAQLGWIAGPAVMLLFSFVTYYTSSLLTDCYRTGDPVSGKRNYTYTDAVRSILGGYKVKACGLIQYLNLFGISIGYTIAASISMMAIKRSNCFHESGGKNPCHMSSNPYMIMFGVTEILLSQIPDFDQIWWLSIVAAVMSFTYSGIGLGLGIAKVAATGTFKGSLTGISIGTVTQAQKIWRSLQAIGDIAFAYSFSVILIEIQDTVKSPPEEAKTMKKATKLSIAVTTVFYMLCGSMGYASFGDFAPGNLLTGFGFFNPFWLLDIANAAIIIHLVGAYQVFCQPIFAFIEKWATQRWPESYFITKEFKIPVPGYRHPYKLNMFRLVWRTGFVMLTTVISMLLPFFNDVVGILGALGFWPLTVYFPVEMYIQQKKISKWSSRWICLKMLSMACLMISIVAGAGSIVGVILDLKVYKPFKTTY; this is translated from the exons ATGGGAGACAACCAACGCCAAGTCTTCGATGTTTCAATGGCTATCCCTTCTCACAATGTCTCCGAATGTGTCGATGACGATGGTCGTCTCAAACGAACCG GAACTATATGTACCGCAACTGCACACATAATAACAGCAGTGATTGGGTCAGGAGTTCTTTCTTTAGCTTGGGCTATTGCTCAACTCGGCTGGATTGCTGGTCCTGCTGTAATGTTGTTGTTTTCCTTTGTCACTTACTACACTTCTTCTCTCCTCACTGACTGTTATCGGACCGGCGACCCCGTCTCCGGCAAACGCAACTATACTTACACTGATGCCGTTCGCTCCATTCTCG GTGGATACAAAGTGAAGGCATGCGGTTTGATTCAGTATCTTAATCTTTTTGGCATTTCCATTGGATATACAATCGCAGCATCGATAAGCATGAT GGCAATAAAAAGGTCTAATTGTTTCCACGAGAGTGGTGGGAAGAACCCATGTCATATGTCCAGCAATCCGTACATGATCATGTTCGGTGTCACTGAGATTTTACTTTCACAAATCCCAGATTTCGATCAGATATGGTGGCTCTCGATCGTCGCTGCGGTCATGTCATTTACCTATTCCGGTATCGGTCTTGGTCTTGGAATCGCCAAAGTTGCAGCCACCGGCACATTTAAAGGCAGTCTTACTGGAATAAGCATTGGAACAGTAACACAAGCACAAAAGATATGGAGAAGCTTACAAGCCATTGGTGACATTGCTTTCGCATATTCATTTTCCGTCATTCTTATCGAAATTCAAGACACAGTCAAATCCCCACCAGAAGAAGCAAAGACAATGAAGAAGGCAACCAAACTAAGCATTGCAGTAACAACAGTTTTCTACATGTTATGTGGCAGCATGGGCTACGCATCCTTTGGAGACTTTGCACCTGGTAATCTCCTTACAGGTTTTGGTTTCTTTAACCCTTTTTGGCTTCTTGATATTGCCAATGCTGCTATAATAATCCACTTGGTGGGAGCATACCAAGTGTTTTGCCAACCCATTTTTGCATTCATCGAGAAATGGGCAACCCAAAGATGGCCTGAAAGCTACTTCATTACCAAAGAGTTCAAAATCCCAGTCCCTGGTTATCGTCATCCTTACAAGCTCAACATGTTTAGACTGGTTTGGAGAACGGGGTTTGTGATGTTAACCACTGTTATATCCATGTTGCTTCCTTTCTTTAATGACGTTGTGGGGATCCTTGGGGCACTTGGGTTTTGGCCTTTGACGGTGTATTTTCCGGTGGAGATGTATATTCAACAGAAGAAGATAAGCAAGTGGAGCAGTCGGTGGATTTGTTTGAAGATGCTAAGCATGGCTTGCTTGATGATTTCGATTGTGGCTGGTGCTGGCTCGATTGTTGGTGTCATTCTTGACCTTAAGGTTTACAAGCCATTTAAGACTACCTACTAA